TCCAGGAGCGAATCACGCCGAACGTCCTGGCGCTGTTTCTCGCGCTCGGCTCCGGGATTGCGGGCGTCATTAGCCTCATTCGCGACGTCGGGTCGGTGCTGGTCGGCGTCGCGATTGCCGTCGCACTCATCCCGCCGGCCGCGACGGCGGGGCTTGGAATCGCCTGGGGACACCCCGACGTCGTCGTCACAGCCGGCACACTCGTCCTCGTCAACCTGCTCTCGATCAACCTCACCGCCTTGCTGTTGCTCTGGCTCTCCGGCTACCGCCCACAGCGCACCGGCAGTGTCGACCGCGTGTACGGCCGTCTGCGCGCGCGTGTCACCGTGCTCGTGGTCGCAATCGCCGTCCTCTCACTCGTTCTCGGCGGCGTTACTTACGGCACCTACCAGACTGCTGCCGTCGAGCACGACGTCCAGACCGAACTCGCCGCGATGAGCGACGACCCCGCGTTCGGCGACCTCGAGTTTCAGGATGTCTCCGTCCAGTACGAACTGATCGACGTCTACACTGGCGACCAGCCTGCAGTTACCGTGCTCGTCGAACGCCCACCCGGCGAGACGGAGTCACCCGACTTCGTCGAGGTCGTGCGCGAGCGGTTAGAGTCGGCGACGGGAACACAACTCGAGGTCGCGACTGAACTGGTAGACACTCAGCGAAGCGGCTGACTGCTGAGGAGTCAATTCACTCCAACCTATGCGCGCTCGCCGAACGACCGCGGCGCACCCTCACGCGGACTCGCCCACTCGACGGCGTTTCGCAGGACCTGCTGAATCTCTTCGTTCTCGTAGATCGGATACGTCTCGTGACCCGGCCGGAAGTAGAAGATGCGGCCACTCCCACGGCGGTAACAACAGCCGCTGCGGAACACCTCGCCGCCCTCGAACCAACTCGTGAAAACCAGCCGGTCCGGCTCGGGCACGTCGAACGGCTCGCCGTACATCTCCGTCTCCGGCAGCTCGATACACTCGCCGAGGCCGTCCGTGATCGGATGTCCGGGATCGACTACCCACAGCCGCTCGGTCTCGCCGTCCTCGCGCCACTGAAGGCTGCAGGTCGTCCCCATGAGC
The DNA window shown above is from Natrialba magadii ATCC 43099 and carries:
- a CDS encoding TIGR00341 family protein gives rise to the protein MRLVQVFVPEGELDLVLETADAAGVDYAVSAETSHDEFEALVSIPVPPAGVEPLVAEFRDAGLADASYTVVTAAETVVSERTDDLQGRFTGTRISREELQAQAVDLAPAASTYYVLLIVSTIIATAGLLLDSAATIIGAMVVAPLMGPALAASVGVVVDDDDLAQRGVILQVVGLLAAVATAAILGWLLRGSVLLPPGFDITTVPQIQERITPNVLALFLALGSGIAGVISLIRDVGSVLVGVAIAVALIPPAATAGLGIAWGHPDVVVTAGTLVLVNLLSINLTALLLLWLSGYRPQRTGSVDRVYGRLRARVTVLVVAIAVLSLVLGGVTYGTYQTAAVEHDVQTELAAMSDDPAFGDLEFQDVSVQYELIDVYTGDQPAVTVLVERPPGETESPDFVEVVRERLESATGTQLEVATELVDTQRSG
- a CDS encoding ThuA domain-containing protein, with product MRTITVWNEFRHEREDDEVAAVYPDGIHEALADIFRTQETADEYEIQTATLDEPEHGLTENVLDETDVLLWWGHEAHDEVADDIVDRVQERVLEGMGLLVLHSAHYSKIFKRLMGTTCSLQWREDGETERLWVVDPGHPITDGLGECIELPETEMYGEPFDVPEPDRLVFTSWFEGGEVFRSGCCYRRGSGRIFYFRPGHETYPIYENEEIQQVLRNAVEWASPREGAPRSFGERA